aaattatatttttcaaaaaaaaaattatttattataatatttaaattctcaaagctagcaaatgtttatcctatttttaaaagaggaaataaaataattcaaatttattctaattttcaacaagtatcatatccgataaaatccataaccttaaaaaattttaaatatttgttttttttatcaaaattttaaataatttgtcatgcaaaaaaagctatagaattatattttactaagaaaaaaaagagaaaaaaatatataagaacatataaaagttttgtttttgtttgtttttttctttttatatttttcctaaccattaaaaattttcaatattgtaaacacatgaaatcgaaaaatcttttttcaaccatttcaatttttctctccaatttccattaatacaagataaagaaacatcaaagattccaaacataaattaataaaaaaaaattaatcgatttatagaaaagaagaaacacatataaagaagtagaagaagaaagagaaaataaggtaaacctgatcgaagatgtagaagggagttttcagaacctagttgcagcaaacaatgacgaatcctagatccaataatcaaaatgaacatccaaaaccctataaattagaaattgattttttttttttaaatatcgtggaaggtttaattgattcaatttagaagaatcacttgttgaagagaattggatgatgggtgggtctctagctttgcaaagaagataagaagtggatgatgaatgaatctctacctttacaaagaagataaacatcaggtttgaagaacaagataagagggtaaaatagtaatttaggttattttatattatcaaataagtttaatgaatcagaataccacctacttttaatgaatgcaaatccgactcataagttggatttgatttctactggaataattttttatttcatttccgtcttcttaacatttatccaaacataggaataaaggagaaaaggaatgagatgtctattcccactccctattcccgtgtaccaaacacccccttagaGATTGCGGACTTGCAATCCCACATTGTCTTTCTTCTTACAATAGTAGAGAAAAGATCTTACTTACAATTAGAATTCGATTCATCAACCATAGATGACCATGCACAACTCTATAAGTCTcattcaaacacaataaaatttacataatataGTCTCTCTCGGTATATGCCTCCACATTTTATTTGATTCACATACACAAATTGAAAGAAGAGAGTAAAAGTTTAATTCATCCTATAAAagtctttgatttcaaataatATGTTATAACATAATTTTGATATTGTGATACTGAACTAGGTAACTAACTCTTCATTAGATTTCAAAAATACAAGGTCTATTGAGTTGAAGAAACTTTCTTCTAAATCAATTCGTAGGTCTCTTGTCATGTTTACACAAATAGCATCTCTTATAAGTTCCTTGCTAGCGTTTATGATCCATGAGGTGACAAtgttgagagacttggtttcgATAAATCCAAACTTGTTCTTTACATGATAGCTTTGATTATGAAATAGAAAATGTACCATGATTATCTAAAGGGTGCAAAAAGGAAACATTTTTGGTATCATTAATCAAGAGACAACTCATATCtttaataagttaaataaattgattaattatgaCACCATCACAATTACACCTAATAATTCATGTTGTGTGAAAATAGTCACCCCTAAGATTAGGAGGACGAGTATAGAGCTAAAGTCTAGATGAATAGTGAAGTAAATAGAAAATCTATCATACTCACATGATTAGATCCAAACAATTAATCAAAGAAATGTTAAAGCTCACTCACATGAATTATTAtcatgctttaaaaaaaataaaaataaaaatggcaaAGTGTGAAATTAATATCTTTCATGGTCTCTAAAATTGACCCattttaagtaaataattgaaaaaaaaattaaaatatgccATCAGATATGCCTTTtcctttgaaaacaaaatttaaaaatcttatGATCAATTCATTTTACTCGAGTTAAGGATAGTAATAggtgagttccggaaaatgttcaaaataattatcatccCCATtgcatttaactttttttttaattatttatttaattacattaaaataaatatattttataaataattaaactattataattttttataacttattttattaaaaagtattttattgtTATGTATACataatgaaaatagaaaaataaaaattaaattaaattaattttatatataatcgggtaAGATAAGGTGAGACAAGATAATACTTGAAACAACTTCAagtttaaaagaagaaaatcctAAACCCATCcataactcatttatttaaatttcaaacccaTCGTATTGGAGACAGAATAGAACGAGTATCCGAAAAAACTCTCAATTGTCATATTTGCAAATGCAAAAAGTACATTTATTATCCAAGTTAGAAAACTGTTatatttcataattatatataaaattcacaaaaataaaaaaaaattgataaggttatattttgaaattatttgaaaatttttattataaaattattaattcaaagttgatttTATCCGAGTTTAAAtcatagtgaaaaaaaaaacatttttttataattttatgagaGGATTTATAGAtaatgttaattttaaaaaaaaaaacaaattagagAATAAAGTGGTAGAATTTTGAATAGGACCAGGCAAAGTATAATGGATGTAAAAGATTGACAGACAAGGGTATATATAATCCAAAGTTTAAAGTCCTCCTTGGAAAGCGGTGGAACGATTGAACGACGCGGTTTTGATCATGTTGACTGGCACCCGCAGAGGGTGAAGAAACGACATCGTTTTGTGAGGGCAGTTGTTGTGAAACGCTGTCGTATTAGTTTCAGTGGCCGGCAGCTTCTCGTTCAGTTAAAATCCCACGAAGTCTCTCTCCAAAGCTTACTGGTGGGTGGTGACTTGTTAGTTAATGCTCCTCTTATCTTCCTCTCTAAATTCCCATTCCAGGCCTCCACCTTTCCCATACTTTCTCCCCACTTTCTCGGGAAAATCTCTACATCCGCTCTCTTTCAACCATGCACCGAATATCGAGCGCAACCCGCGTCTCCGATGAGTTTTTCAACTCAACAACTTCACCATCAGCAACCCCAGATGCAGACCAGTTACCCACTTACGATCCTCTCTCACATGTGGCCAAGAAAGAGAGAACCCGTATTAGATCTGCCGAAAACGCCATCCACGCAATACCCGTTGTGCTCCTTCTCTGCGTCATGACTCTCTGGTTCTTCTCTAATCCAGGTCAATATTCTCAATCACCCATGTGTTTAACTCTTCATTGGTATGCTTGTAGAAAAACCCTTCTGCATACGTGTTCGTTTCTCATCCTATAACACTATTTATTCGAGTGATCGCTCCAAGAGATCAATACTTTGTTTAGAGCTTCTGCTTCTATGCGTTAATCTGGGTAAAAGTAGCAATTTATCAATGACCCAACTAGCAATTGCCCATTTCTCACACTGTTTGATGGATTGGACTATGAAGAGTTAGATTGCCAGAAAATCTACATACTGAATTATTACAGTTTTCTCTTATTTGGGTGTTGTTTGCTTGagggaaattttgaattttttggttGGTTTTATGCATGCTTGTTCCTTGCATCTTCGCCTGTTCAGGTTCAAAAACACAACCCTTTTATTGATATTGTTATTGGAGGATCCATAGCTTTCTCCCTGAGGTATATGTTAGATTATAAGTCGAAGTCTGGAAATTTTGTTCACTTACCTATGTCAGGGCTTggagaaaatgaaaggaaaagaaaatagagaagaaaaagagagagaaaaaaaaagactacaatgaaaaatagatctaaaagttaataaattatgttttaatgtcttcaaacatatttcaaatatttctatCTTTTCCATATAGAGATTAAATAGcttgaaaatgcataaaatctaattttagatatatttgattttctttgtgtttttttagggtaaaccaaatatgaaaagaaaaaaaaatccttttttcttaatacattttttccccttttcttgaTACTTTCCAGAATCAAACAGAGCGCTATTTGTATTTATTAGAGGTTAAACATTGAAGCTTTTCAAAGATCCTATTTCTTATTTCTTCCTTTGGAATCATATACTTTATCTGTTTAAGAGATGTAATGAACAATTCAGATATTTTCAGTTCTTTGGTATCATATACTTAATCTGTTTAAGAGATGTAATGAACATGTGGTCTGTTACTTCTGTTTTCTGTGTTCACTTTTTCTGGGAATACTTTTAACTTATTATCATCCTATGAGGGtaatttctattttgttccGTTTTGCTCATCGTATACCATAATCCTCAAATTTTCCCTATTTCTGAACTATGGTCAAGGAAAAGTGGAAGTAAAAAACATCATATAGCGTTTATACTTTGTTGCTGTTGCCTTTTTGATACAGCAGTTGATATTGTCAATAAGGGTGCTTCAATTGTTCCCAGACAGAAGGGTTTGACGGTGATTGGCAACATCAAGAGTGACCCTACACAGAACGGATTGCTAAAAGATTTGGAGCAGGACTCAGATCCTACAAAAGAGTTTCTGCATCAGAAAGGCCCAAAATCCACTGAGAATGAATCGTAGTAAGATTTTTCTTTAATGTCAAGAGCTCTGGTGTATGGTCACCATGTTGTTTTAGAAAAAGGATTTACTCCATCTTTCATTCCATTACTTCCGTCATGATAGGTAAGCCACAAGCTCTGTAACATGAACATGCCGAGAGAAAATCTTgggtttttcttaatttatgttTCCTTAATTTATGTTGTAGCACTTCAAGTTGTATAGTTTCTTTCATAATCAGTTTTTTGTCGACTGTTAAAGAACGGCCAAGTTGAGTGTATGGCATGACAGACTCTCCTTGTATGTGTTCCCTTTCCCTGAAATCTGGTTTACTCTGTTTGCTATATAAGCTGTAGTGGAGGCTCATCAACTACCAGGTTAAATGTTAACAACATTATTGTATGACTCAATTCTGTCAATGAAAGCAGGCTTTGAGCTTGTCTGTCCTCTTCCAAAACAAGGAACTGAAGCAGTGTCCTTCCCCAATTCAAACAGACATGGCAGATTATTTATGCATGTTGAGTGTATAGAATAGGTTTTCCTTCCTTGCTGCAATTTCATGAAACCATCTCCATGGCTTCATGCTGATAATTTTGTAGTTTGACTTTGAGGAACTCATAACCTTTGCTATCCTAATCTAGTATAGGGAAGCCATATAAAGTTGGTATAACAATTAACTTCATGTCTACTGAACTCTCGTCCAAGTGTACAACATAATACAACTTTTGTCTGCAGGATTCGAAACAATGTTATATCTGTCCTGAATATAAAAGACGCTGAGGTGCCTTTACATTGAGTTACAGATCTTTTATATAAGTGTATTTCTTTGGCCTGAAATTCTCTGCCAATTATAGAGGCTCAAACTCAAAATTGGTATGTTCCAATAGTGGTCCAAGCCTAACCAGCTTAGGTACGATGACATTGTTCCTGACAGAACACACAACTGGGTTGTCCCACTGCAGGAGTGATCCCACAAGATTTGCACGTATCGTTAATGGAAAGATACGAGGCCACCTTTCGCTTCCATACAATCTGAGTGCACCTTCCACAGATTCGGGCCCTAACCTGAGTGCATCTGAGAGCTTTTTTGCGAGAACTACTGCATCTTCCAATGCACAACAAGCGCCTTGCCCAAGATTGGGAGTCATTGGGTGCCAAGCATCCCCGACCAGCACAACTCCACCTGATGAGGCGGGAGGGCTTATGGCAGGCCACAGCCACCGGTCTACCAGGGGAGTTCTAATGATTGTGTCATCTGGTGTCAGATCTATGATGTTCAACAGCTCTGAAGGCCAGTTTCTAACCAGTTCTCTTGCCTGCTTCTTCAGCACTGATGGATCAGTTATCTTTGGACCTAAAAAGCAGACGAACACATACCCCAGACTGTCAGAACAATTTTGATTGTGGGTCAAGGGAGTAATGCATGAATATGTTGTTAGAAATACCTGGGGATGGGCTGTTGAAGCAGATGAACCAATAAACTTTTGTTGGAGAAACAGGAACATATCCAGCACGTAATCCCCTTCCATAGATGTAGTTGACCTTTGGTTCATATGGCATTCTCTCAGGAAAAAATCCAAGCCCACGGAAAGCACAGTGCCCCACATACCTAGGCTCAGAAAACCCCATCCACTTCGCTACCGGAGAGCGTATCCCATCACAGCCAATCACAATCTGTTAAGCAAGGTCTAGATGATCAGATCATCAAACAAACCCACAATTTCATTGTTCAGTTGACAGTCAcaa
This DNA window, taken from Vitis vinifera cultivar Pinot Noir 40024 chromosome 2, ASM3070453v1, encodes the following:
- the LOC100253528 gene encoding monooxygenase 2 isoform X2, with product MGVGNDLRSQFLEIQGMVVKSEDGRELRSFRFKDEDESQEVRAVERRILLETLANQLPTDSIHFSSKLAKIERIETGETLLELEDGTRLSGKIVIGCDGIRSPVAKWMGFSEPRYVGHCAFRGLGFFPERMPYEPKVNYIYGRGLRAGYVPVSPTKVYWFICFNSPSPGPKITDPSVLKKQARELVRNWPSELLNIIDLTPDDTIIRTPLVDRWLWPAISPPASSGGVVLVGDAWHPMTPNLGQGACCALEDAVVLAKKLSDALRLGPESVEGALRLYGSERWPRIFPLTIRANLVGSLLQWDNPVVCSVRNNVIVPKLVRLGPLLEHTNFEFEPL
- the LOC100253628 gene encoding uncharacterized protein LOC100253628 isoform X1; this translates as MHRISSATRVSDEFFNSTTSPSATPDADQLPTYDPLSHVAKKERTRIRSAENAIHAIPVVLLLCVMTLWFFSNPAVDIVNKGASIVPRQKGLTVIGNIKSDPTQNGLLKDLEQDSDPTKEFLHQKGPKSTENES
- the LOC100253628 gene encoding uncharacterized protein LOC100253628 isoform X2; translated protein: MHRISSATRVSDEFFNSTTSPSATPDADQLPTYDPLSHVAKKERTRIRSAENAIHAIPVVLLLCVMTLWFFSNPVDIVNKGASIVPRQKGLTVIGNIKSDPTQNGLLKDLEQDSDPTKEFLHQKGPKSTENES
- the LOC100253528 gene encoding monooxygenase 2 isoform X1, producing MAKSFTSLLLLNSPLSPPSSFSQSLHHLQAKTFPQSQSYFGVGTRTKPISASMVEAQPPVRKEDIIIVGAGIAGLATAVSLHRLGVGSLVLEQAESLRTGGTSLTLFKNGWGVLDAMGVGNDLRSQFLEIQGMVVKSEDGRELRSFRFKDEDESQEVRAVERRILLETLANQLPTDSIHFSSKLAKIERIETGETLLELEDGTRLSGKIVIGCDGIRSPVAKWMGFSEPRYVGHCAFRGLGFFPERMPYEPKVNYIYGRGLRAGYVPVSPTKVYWFICFNSPSPGPKITDPSVLKKQARELVRNWPSELLNIIDLTPDDTIIRTPLVDRWLWPAISPPASSGGVVLVGDAWHPMTPNLGQGACCALEDAVVLAKKLSDALRLGPESVEGALRLYGSERWPRIFPLTIRANLVGSLLQWDNPVVCSVRNNVIVPKLVRLGPLLEHTNFEFEPL